A genomic stretch from Pochonia chlamydosporia 170 chromosome 4, whole genome shotgun sequence includes:
- a CDS encoding mannosylphosphate transferase (similar to Metarhizium acridum CQMa 102 XP_007807748.1) yields MVVARVHLVLRICAAICIATVLTTGLVMFQSPRFLGGVKVPFAIPTPIPAQDIEKNAHSNIGQGSPKYFSEPGGSYNLMHYDTRFFQKELEPGPRRLVLEDLIRSYLNITNYYEVETWLAHGTLMGWWWGEHILPWDTDLDVQLSHGTLDHIAKNMNFTEFRYSFNRANGQYVSKTYLLDINPHYVEIDRGDGMNIIDARWIDTDNGMYVDITAVRERDMPGQWSCKDEHRYSETDLWPLKVSEFEGIKALVPARATELLRAEYGSTSTEREQFSG; encoded by the coding sequence ATGGTCGTCGCCCGTGTGCACCTCGTGTTGCGCATTTGCGCAGCAATTTGCATCGCAACAGTCCTCACCACGGGTCTAGTCATGTTTCAGAGCCCCCGGTTTCTCGGCGGTGTCAAAGTACCGTTCGCAATACCAACTCCCATACCGGCTCAAGATATCGAGAAGAATGCGCACAGTAATATCGGCCAAGGGTCTCCGAAATACTTTTCCGAACCCGGTGGCAGCTATAACCTCATGCACTACGACACGAGGTTCTTCCAGAAAGAACTGGAGCCCGGCCCACGCagattggtcttggaagaCCTTATCCGGAGCTACCTCAACATCACGAACTATTACGAGGTTGAGACATGGCTTGCGCACGGCACTTTGATGGGCTGGTGGTGGGGTGAGCACATCTTGCCGTGGGATACGGACCTCGACGTTCAACTGTCTCACGGGACGTTGGACCATATCGCGAAGAATATGAACTTTACGGAGTTTCGATATAGTTTCAACCGTGCGAATGGTCAATATGTTTCAAAAACGTACCTGCTCGATATTAATCCACATTATGTCGAGATTGATCGAGGGGATGGCATGAACATCATTGATGCGCGGTGGATTGACACGGACAATGGCATGTATGTCGACATTACGGCCGTGCGAGAGCGAGATATGCCGGGCCAGTGGAGTTGCAAGGATGAGCATCGATATTCTGAGACGGACTTGTGGCCGCTTAAAGTGAGTGAGTTTGAGGGAATCAAAGCCTTGGTTCCGGCCAGGGCAACGGAGCTGTTGCGAGCAGAGTACGGTTCGACAAGTACAGAGAGGGAACAATTTTCAGGGTGA